A single region of the Garra rufa chromosome 6, GarRuf1.0, whole genome shotgun sequence genome encodes:
- the LOC141337094 gene encoding coagulation factor VII-like, whose translation MRLLAGFYVLLGLYSCPSATVFVRKDEAHGVLIRTKRANTGWFEELKVGNLERECLEEKCSYEEAREVFEHTEATNEFWKIYDVKDLCASNPCENNGLCTTQNAESYTCLCSLGFSGRNCEQKIKDVPDSCLHDNGRCEHFCVEEDTQRNCSCADGYFLGSDGQHCLTHEAFPCGKVPLLQGEGAAANPPEEGRSRIVGGAECPKGHCPWQVLLKYGQKGFCGGVIYKPTWILTAAHCLEKLSVKFLKIVAGEHDIEVDEGTEQVIQVEQMLMHPNYASDTSDNDIALLRLRKPIVYSTYAVPVCLPLRDMAERELWAVSKHTVSGWGKRSEDGPTSRLLRRLLVPRIRTQECIESSNVTLTSNMFCAGYIEGKQDSCKGDSGGPLVTRYRDTTFLLGIVSWGKGCARPGSYGIYTRVSNYLQWIHQQTANSTAATL comes from the exons ATGCGTCTCCTGGCAGGGTTTTATGTCCTTTTGGGTCTTTACAGCTGTCCCTCAGCCACAG TGTTTGTGAGGAAGGACGAGGCTCATGGGGTTTTGATCCGGACCAAGCGGGCAAACACTGGCTGGTTCGAGGAGCTGAAGGTGGGCAATCTGGAGAGGGAGTGTCTGGAGGAGAAGTGTTCGTATGAGGAGGCGCGGGAGGTGTTTGAACACACCGAGGCCACC AATGAGTTCTGGAAGATCTACGATG TTAAAGATCTCTGTGCATCAAATCCATGTGAGAATAACGGGCTCTGCACGACCCAGAACGCAGAATCCTACACGTGTCTGTGTTCGCTGGGCTTCAGCGGACGCAACTGTGAGCAGA AGATTAAAGACGTTCCAGACTCCTGCCTGCATGATAACGGCCGCTGTGAGCACTTCTGTGTGGAGGAGGACACTCAGCGTAACTGTTCCTGTGCTGATGGATATTTCTTAGGGTCAGACGGTCAGCACTGCCTGACACACG AGGCGTTTCCGTGTGGGAAGGTTCCTCTTCTTCAGGGTGAAGGTGCTGCTGCGAATCCTCCGGAGGAAGGGAGATCTCGTATCGTTGGTGGAGCCGAATGTCCTAAAGGTCACTGTCCGTGGCAG GTGCTGCTGAAGTACGGTCAGAAGGGTTTCTGTGGAGGAGTGATCTACAAACCCACCTGGATCCTCACAGCCGCTCACTGTCTGGAAAAACTCAGTGTCAAGTTTCTCAAGATCGTCGCAG GTGAGCATGACATCGAGGTGGATGAAGGCACAGAGCAGGTGATCCAGGTGGAGCAGATGCTCATGCATCCAAACTACGCGTCCGACACCTCAGACAACGACATCGCTCTCCTGCGTCTGCGCAAGCCCATCGTCTACAGCACCTACGCAGTCCCCGTCTGTCTGCCGCTGCGAGACATGGCCGAGCGCGAGCTGTGGGCCGTCAGCAAGCACACGGTGAGCGGCTGGGGCAAACGCAGCGAGGACGGGCCCACGTCACGATTACTGCGCCGCCTGCTGGTGCCCCGCATCCGCACGCAGGAGTGCATCGAGAGCAGCAACGTGACGCTCACCAGCAACATGTTCTGCGCCGGGTACATCGAGGGCAAGCAGGACTCGTGTAAAGGGGACAGCGGCGGGCCACTGGTGACGCGATACAGGGACACCACCTTCCTGCTGGGCATCGTGAGCTGGGGCAAAGGCTGCGCCCGTCCGGGGTCCTACGGCATCTACACGCGCGTCTCCAACTACCTGCAGTGGATCCACCAACAGACGGCCAATTCTACAGCTGCCACACTATGA
- the LOC141337514 gene encoding coagulation factor VII-like produces the protein MNTRAVALLFVLIFHESNGVFLEKDDASSVLQRVRRANSGFLEEMKRGNLERECIEEICDYEEAREVFEDDTKTKQFWLSYSDKEPCLTNPCKNNGTCIYLANTYYCLCPESFEGKYCEKGFEEMLKCQYVNGGCEQFCDASGPRRSCSCAAGYKLGADGMSCVAEVEYPCGKAPLQRNTDHSQKQFVGGIDCPRGHCPWQVLIDYNGESLCGAALLDNNWVVTAAHCVHQKDMKRLKVITGK, from the exons ATGAACACTCGTGCTGTCGCGTTGCTGTTTGTCCTGATATTTCACGAATCCAACGGCG TGTTTCTTGAGAAAGATGACGCCAGCTCGGTGCTGCAGCGCGTCAGGCGCGCGAACTCTGGCTTCCTTGAGGAGATGAAGCGCGGGAATCTCGAGCGCGAGTGCATCGAAGAAATCTGCGACTATGAAGAAGCCCGCGAAGTATTCGAGGACGACACGAAGACG AAACAGTTCTGGTTGAGTTACTCTG ATAAGGAGCCCTGCTTGACCAATCCGTGCAAGAACAATGGCACATGCATCTATCTGGCCAACACCTATTACTGTCTGTGTCCGGAGAGCTTCGAGGGCAAATACTGTGAGAAGG GGTTCGAGGAGATGCTGAAGTGTCAGTATGTGAACGGAGGCTGTGAGCAGTTCTGCGACGCTTCTGGACCCAGACGCTCATGCAGCTGCGCCGCCGGATACAAACTGGGAGCTGATGGGATGTCTTGTGTTGCTGAAG TCGAATATCCGTGCGGAAAGGCCCCACTTCAGAGAAACACAGATCATTCCCAAAAACAGTTTGTGGGTGGAATTGACTGTCCCAGAGGTCACTGTCCTTGGCAG GTGTTGATAGATTATAACGGTGAGAGTCTGTGCGGAGCGGCTCTTCTGGATAATAACTGGGTGGTAACCGCTGCTCACTGCGTTCATCAGAAGGACATGAAGCGTTTGAAGGTTATCACAGGTAAATGA
- the grtp1a gene encoding growth hormone-regulated TBC protein 1-A — protein MTASGAQERLERNPGYYQSLLDAQHDPKLVETIRTDLHRTFPDNIHFRKSADPCLQRALFNVLLAYGEHNKTVGYCQGMNFIAGYLLIISKDEETSFWLMEALLDRILPDYYSPAMLGLKADQEVLGELVRMKVPAVWRLMQDHGVMWTLVVSRWFICLFIDILPVETVLRIWDCLFYEGSKILFRVALTLIHHHQEEIAEAQNLPDVCERFKRITRGAFVEDCHAFMQRIFQEPGSLSMSTVTKLRESCRARIVAGEF, from the exons ATGACGGCGAGCGGAGCGCAGGAGCGTCTGGAGAGGAACCCCGGCTACTATCAGTCCCTGCTGGACGCCCAACACGACCCCAAACTAGTGGAGACCATCCGCACCG ATCTGCACAGAACTTTCCCAGATAACATTCACTTCCGCAAGTCAGCAGATCCGTGTCTGCAGAGGGCGCTGTTTAACGTGCTGCTGGCATACGGAGAACACAATAAAACTGTGGGCTACTGTCAG GGAATGAACTTCATCGCAGGATATCTGCTGATCATCAGTAAAGACGAGGAGACGTCATTCTGGCTGATGGAGGCGCTGCTGGACAGAATCCTGCCAG ATTACTACAGTCCGGCGATGCTGGGTCTGAAGGCGGATCAGGAGGTTCTGGGCGAGCTGGTGCGGATGAAGGTTCCGGCGGTGTGGCGGCTCATGCAGGATCACGGCGTGATGTGGACTCTGGTGGTCTCGCGCTGGTTCATCTGCCTCTTCATCGACATCCTGCCGGTGGAG ACGGTGCTGCGGATCTGGGACTGTCTGTTCTACGAGGGCTCCAAGATCCTGTTCCGCGTGGCTCTGACGCTGATTCACCATCATCAGGAGGAGATCGCGGAGGCGCAGAACCTGCCGGACGTCTGCGAGCGCTTCAAGCGCATCACCAGAGGAGCCTTCGTGGAGGACTGCCACGCTTTCATGCAG AGGATCTTCCAGGAGCCCGGGAGTCTCTCCATGTCCACCGTCACTAAACTGCGCGAGAGCTGCCGGGCGCGGATCGTCGCCGGAGAATTCTGA